The following proteins are co-located in the Larimichthys crocea isolate SSNF chromosome XXIV, L_crocea_2.0, whole genome shotgun sequence genome:
- the nrde2 gene encoding protein NRDE2 homolog: MRRTTMALFPAYAEVESNKVRDSSRELDLQTYKSFQTGGALSLHSRYFEKTSESKKESSEAREVSSAEEEEEGNVPPKKKKKKSDKKRKKKKKHKKKSGRYSDSSRSDSDTIFPSDLKRAEEADGPKAAPLPSCFSWLDDVQSPTEQPFCVDRKADPANWTYKSLYRADVARYKRKGSSSLGLDPRRQGVSWEESESNKKQKGRDKKKAADRYFSAVSRQLLRSEPPVPTLPTIPERVDATGSTSFLLLGDDEERKTGETGNRTQTSSVNPLGVYDSSTALWLQGKGQQEQPEQTKQDIEMGQSAALLSGRTEEFNRRLREQPADTQLWIKFIRYQDELSAAVFGVEEDKQGCDPSERRKSSYRAVLEKKLSIAERAVATNPGCIALQLERLRVCQELWEPSLLAKEWKKLVFLHPNSTPLWREYLLFTQSYFSNFTVPKVNSAYGKCLSTLSAVRDGSMLSHPALPGIEEDMLDIFTQQCHFLRQAGHSEKAISLFQAMIDFTFYKPDSVRELSTKQQVEFFEPFWDSGEARVGELGARGWKAWMLQQERGGWLQPSAEEEEEEEEEDGEEVKDRSQPRHTVWLDVESSREATQWLPWRPDKAKGQSEEDCEDPDRQVLFDDIGPSLIRLSSPDLQLCLLLRFLSFLGLPVDSVLSAAPCQPGLLLESLSLLTQGNEIQRPLTSYDQPDLGVNSVGHMTTLQGTRKWVGLGKQGETFVNNVFSTVQPILPAHHRAVLSLSWMQYEKLKVWRCLRSGNKKRLRSQGKSSKRVAKQLLKEPDNRSSLVLWQEFAHLEWMLGNLDEARKVFSTATAIGGTKGLRSPTLCELCLLWAQLEVEDEAGVRGGGGGGKTDVAVSPAVCVLTRLAEGTSSSTSSSQSPSPVSILKARRSYEQALTVGLSALDQNFHSSRANRKGQEDLLGEELKLRGLAGCYALFQYLTVGIQAANSVYSQARERMEELHRTLIPDKQLNSSNEEASLGSTDANRLASECEALAVQQAALLRYHNNVSVFPLATLRQTLTSALSTWPSSAPLWSIYVQVENRYHSAGRARRFFDSVTRDNSSVVPRLFAIVAEQQRKQLVDAAQRSCCHDTALPILPENGLSNRIRALFESTIATEMGSHCPLLWRMYMHFLMSEGKVDKATGIFYKALQNIPWVKGLYMDGVQLFPEHLQEFADLMTEKELRLRLPLEELDILLED; the protein is encoded by the exons ATGCGACGTACCACCATGGCTCTGTTTCCAGCTTATGCAGAAGTAGAGAGCAACAAAGTGCGGGACTCATCCAGAG aaTTAGACTTGCAAACATATAAGAGTTTTCAGACCGGAGGTGCCCTCTCTCTACACAGTCGGTATTTTGAGAAGACCAGTGAGAGCAAGAAGGAATCAAG TGAAGCCAGAGAGGTGagctctgcagaggaggaggaagagggtaATGTGCCacccaaaaagaagaaaaagaagagtgacaagaagaggaagaagaagaaaaaacacaaaaagaagagtGGGAGGTATTCGGACAGCAGTAGGTCCGACTCCGACACCATTTTCCCGAGTGACCTCAAAAGGGCCGAAGAGGCAGATGG GCCCAAGGCTGCTCCGTTACCAAGTTGTTTCTCCTGGTTGGATGACGTCCAGTCGCCCACAGAGCAGCCATTCTGTGTGGACCGCAAAGCAGACCCAGCCAACTGGACGTACAAGTCCCTGTACAGAGCAGACGTAGCCAG GTATAAGAGGAAAGGCAGCTCATCCTTGGGCCTGGACCCTCGCAGGCAGGGAGTCAGCTGGGAGGAGTCGGAATCaaataagaaacagaaaggCCGGGACAAGAAGAAAGCAGCAGACAGGTACTTCTCTGCAGTCAGTCGCCAGCTGCTGAGGTCCGAGCCCCCTGTTCCTACATTACCTACAATTCCTGAGCGTGTTGACGCCACCGGCTCCACCTCTTTCCTCCTGCTGGGTGAcgatgaggagagaaaaacaggagaGACAG gaaacagaacacagacatcATCAGTAAATCCCCTCGGTGTGTATGACTCCTCCACGGCCCTGTGGCTGCAGGGGAAGGGGCAGCAGGAGCAGCCAGAGCAGACGAAGCAGGACATAGAGATGGGGCAGAGTGCTGCGCTTTTGTCTGGGAGGACTGAAGAGTTTAACAGGCGGCTGAGAGAACAGCCAGCAGACACGCAGCTATGGATAAAATTCATACGATACCAG GATGAGCTGAGTGCAGCAGTGTTTGGAGTGGAGGAAGATAAACAGGGCTGCGATCCGTCCGAGCGTCGTAAGTCTTCCTACCGAGCGGTCCTGGAGAAAAAACTGAGCATCGCAGAGCGCGCAGTTGCCACCAACCCCGGCTGCATAGCTCTGCAGCTGGAGAGGCTCAGGGTCTGCCAAGAGCTCTGGGAGCCCTCACTTCTGGCTAAAGAGTGGAAGAAACTG GTGTTCCTGCACCCAAACAGTACCCCCTTGTGGAGGGAGTATCTGCTATTCACCCAGAGCTACTTCAGCAACTTCACCGTGCCAAAGGTTAACTCTGCCTATGGGAAGTGTCTGAGCACGCTCAGTGCCGTGCGTGATGGCAGCATGCTTTCTCACCCGGCCCTGCCAGGGATTGAGGAGGATATGTTGG ATATCTTCACACAGCAGTGTCATTTCCTGCGTCAGGCTGGTCACTCAGAGAAGGCGATTTCTCTGTTTCAGGCCATGATCGACTTTACTTTCTACAAACCCGACAGTGTACGGGAACTGTCCACCAagcagcag gttGAGTTCTTTGAGCCGTTTTGGGACAGCGGTGAGGCGAGGGTTGGAGAGCTCGGGGCCAGAGGTTGGAAAGCCTGGATGCTCCAACAAGAGCGAGGAGGGTGGCTACAGCCCAgtgcag aggaagaagaggaggaggaggaggaggatggggaggaggtgaaggatcGCAGTCAGCCCAGACACACAGTCTGGTTGGATGTGGAGTCGTCTCGTGAAGCGACACAGTGGCTGCCCTGGAGGCCTGACAAAGCTAAGGGCCAATCAGAGGAGGACTGCGAGGACCCGGACAGACAG GTCTTGTTTGATGACATCGGTCCCTCCCTAATTCGCCTGTCTTCACCagacctccagctctgtcttcttcttcgtttCTTGTCATTCCTGGGGCTCCCTGTAGactctgtgctctctgctgcCCCCTGTCAGCCTGGCCTGCTGCTGGAGAGTCTTTCTCTGCTCACTCAGG GTAATGAGATCCAGCGTCCTCTGACCTCCTACGACCAACCTGACCTGGGAGTTAACTCTGTAGGCCACATGACCACTCTCCAGGGAACAAGGAAGTGGGTCGGTCTCGGGAAGCAGGGCGAGACATTTGTCAACAATGTGTTCAGTACGGTCCAACCCATCCTTCCTGCGCACCACCGAGCAGTCCTGTCACTCAGCTGGATGCAGTACGAGAAGCTCAAG GTCTGGCGCTGTCTGCGTAGCGGCAACAAAAAGCGTCTCCGCTCTCAGGGCAAGAGCAGCAAGCGGGTTGCCAAGCAACTACTCAAAGAACCCGACAACCGCTCGTCCTTGGTGCTGTGGCAGGAGTTCGCCCACCTGGAGTGGATGCTGGGTAACCTCGACGAGGCTCGCAAGGTCTTCTCCACGGCCACGGCGATAGGGGGAACTAAAGGACTGAGGAGCCCCACCCTCTGTgagctgtgtctgctgtgggcccagctggaggtggaggacgaGGCAGGtgtgcgaggaggaggaggaggaggaaaaactgATGTCGCTGTGTCCCCAGCTGTGTGTGTACTAACCAGGCTGGCAGAAGGAACCTCCTCATCCACTTCGTCCTCCCAGTCCCCTTCTCCGGTGTCCATCCTGAAAGCGAGGAGGTCGTATGAGCAGGCTTTGACTGTGGGCTTGTCAGCCCTCGACCAAAACTTCCACAGCTCTCGGGCCAACAGAAAAG GTCAAGAGGACCTACTAGGAGAGGAGCTGAAGCTGAGGGGCCTGGCAGGCTGCTATGCTCTGTTCCAGTACCTCACAGTGGGCATCCAAGCAGCTAACAGCGTCTACAGCCAGGcaagagagaggatggaggagctgCACCGCACGCTAATACCGGACAAGCAGCTTAACAGCAGCAATGAGGAGGCCAGTCTTGGTAGCACTGATGCTAACAGGCTAGCTTCTGAGTGTGAAGCACTGGCAGTGCAGCAGGCTGCCTTGCTCAGGTATCACAAcaatgtcagtgtgtttccCCTGGCAACACTGAGACAGACGCTGACCTCTGCCCTCTCCACCTGGCCCAGCAGCGCCCCTCTGTGGAGCATATATGTACAG GTGGAGAACCGTTACCATAGTGCTGGCCGTGCGCGTCGCTTTTTTGACTCTGTAACCAGGGACAACAGCAGTGTGGTGCCACGCCTTTTTGCCATTGTCGCTGAACAACAAAGAAAGCAGCTGGTGGACGCTGCTCAGAG GTCTTGTTGCCATGACACTGCCTTGCCCATCCTGCCAGAGAATGGACTCAGTAACCGTATCCGTGCACTGTTTGAAAGCACCATAGCAACAGAGATGGGCTCTCACTGTCCTTTACTTTGGAGGATGTACATGCACTTCCTG atGTCGGAAGGGAAGGTGGATAAAGCCACAGGGATCTTCTACAAGGCCTTACAAAATATCCCCTGGGTTAAg ggTTTGTACATGGACGGAGTGCAGCTGTTCCCTGAGCATCTGCAGGAGTTTGCAGATCtgatgacagagaaagagcTCCGACTCAGGCTGCCTTTAGAAGAACTGGATATACTACTGgaagactga
- the calm1a gene encoding calmodulin-1a: protein MADQLTEEQIAEFKEAFSLFDKDGDGTITTKELGTVMRSLGQNPTEAELQDMINEVDADGNGTIDFPEFLTMMARKMKDTDSEEEIREAFRVFDKDGNGYISAAELRHVMTNLGEKLTDEEVDEMIREADIDGDGQVNYEEFVQMMTAK, encoded by the exons ATG gcTGACCAACTAACAGAAGAGCAGATTGCAG AGTTTAAGGAGGCCTTCTCCCTGTTCGATAAGGACGGAGATGGGACCATCACCACCAAGGAGCTGGGCACCGTCATGAGGTCACTTGGTCAAAACCCAACCGAGGCCGAACTCCAGGACATGATCAATGAGGTGGACGCAGACG GTAACGGGACCATCGACTTCCCAGAGTTCTTGACAATGATGGCAAGGAAGATGAAGGACACTGACAGCGAGGAGGAGATCAGAGAGGCGTTCAGGGTCTTTGAtaag GACGGAAACGGTTACATCAGCGCAGCGGAGCTGCGTCACGTGATGACCAACCTGGGTGAGAAGCTGACCGACGAGGAGGTAGACGAGATGATCAGAGAAGCAGATATCGACGGAGACGGACAGGTCAACTATGAAG AATTTGTTCAGATGATGACCGCCAAATGA